In one window of Caenimonas aquaedulcis DNA:
- a CDS encoding FAD-dependent oxidoreductase, producing the protein MILDANSIGNGSCLFADVCVVGGGAAGISLALSLSGQGLKILLLESGGRGEHKPTQELYAGEVADDKLHSPPDKYRQRRIGGSTTIWGGRCVPFDEIDLEKRDYMPFSGWPMSYSELQAYYPEANQLAEAGRFLYDAEDALGPGAPPLFKNFDSGMVRTNSLERFSCPTDFGTRYAKRLELAPDIKVLLGANCTAIRLEAGGRSVDELEVTTLAGQRFRIAARAAVLATGGLETARLLLASRDVARAGIGNEHDVVGRYYQCHIAGNVGTLTVNGDPKDVRHGYEVSPEGIYCRRRLSIAPEQQRRLGLANICARLHFPRITDPSHRNGVLSGLFMARHLISYEYAKRLNDGNPTASTYARHAMNIVSDPLDTAAFLTHWLTHRTLAKRKFPSVILRNRSNRFSLEMHGEQAPRADSRVSLVQSVDALGMPQLRVDWRYSPQDIESMRGTLDLIAQEFERTGAGRLTYNRDTLEEDLMRFGAYGGHHIGTARMGNDVRTSVVNADCQVHSVRNLFVAGSAVFPTSSQANPTLTLIALSLRLGNHLSRRLAPKAAIPLEAVAA; encoded by the coding sequence GTGATCCTCGACGCCAATTCCATCGGCAACGGCTCCTGCCTCTTCGCCGACGTCTGCGTGGTCGGCGGCGGCGCCGCCGGCATCTCGCTGGCGCTCTCGCTGTCCGGCCAGGGCCTGAAAATCCTGCTGCTCGAATCGGGCGGGCGCGGGGAGCACAAGCCGACGCAGGAGCTCTACGCCGGCGAAGTCGCCGACGACAAGCTGCACAGCCCGCCGGACAAGTACCGCCAGCGCCGCATCGGCGGCTCCACGACCATCTGGGGCGGCCGCTGCGTGCCCTTCGACGAGATCGACCTCGAGAAGCGCGACTACATGCCGTTCTCGGGATGGCCGATGTCGTATTCGGAGCTGCAGGCCTACTACCCGGAAGCGAACCAGCTCGCCGAGGCGGGCCGCTTCCTCTACGACGCGGAAGATGCGCTCGGCCCGGGGGCGCCGCCGCTCTTCAAGAACTTCGACAGCGGCATGGTACGCACGAATTCGCTGGAGCGCTTCTCCTGCCCCACGGACTTCGGCACCCGCTACGCGAAGCGCCTGGAACTTGCGCCGGACATCAAGGTGCTGCTCGGCGCGAACTGCACCGCGATCCGTCTCGAAGCCGGCGGCCGCTCGGTCGACGAGCTGGAAGTGACGACGCTCGCGGGCCAGCGCTTCCGCATCGCCGCGCGCGCCGCGGTGCTCGCCACGGGCGGGCTGGAAACCGCGCGGTTGCTGCTCGCGTCCCGCGACGTCGCCCGCGCCGGCATCGGCAACGAGCACGACGTGGTCGGCCGCTACTACCAGTGCCACATCGCGGGCAACGTCGGCACGCTCACCGTGAACGGCGACCCCAAGGACGTGCGACACGGCTACGAAGTCTCGCCCGAGGGCATCTACTGCCGCCGGCGCCTCTCGATCGCGCCGGAACAGCAGCGGCGCCTGGGCCTCGCCAACATCTGCGCGCGGCTGCACTTCCCGCGCATCACGGACCCGTCGCACCGCAACGGCGTGCTGTCGGGGCTCTTCATGGCGCGGCATTTGATCAGCTATGAATATGCGAAGCGCCTGAACGACGGCAACCCCACGGCCTCCACCTACGCCCGGCACGCGATGAACATCGTGTCCGACCCGCTCGACACCGCGGCCTTCCTCACGCACTGGCTCACGCACCGCACACTGGCCAAGCGCAAGTTCCCTTCGGTGATCCTGCGCAACCGCAGCAACCGCTTCAGCCTGGAGATGCACGGCGAGCAGGCGCCGCGCGCCGACAGCCGCGTCTCGCTCGTGCAGTCGGTCGATGCGCTCGGCATGCCGCAGCTGCGCGTGGACTGGCGCTACAGCCCGCAGGACATCGAGTCCATGCGCGGCACGCTGGACCTCATCGCACAGGAATTCGAGCGCACGGGCGCGGGCCGCCTCACCTACAACCGCGACACGCTGGAAGAAGACCTGATGCGGTTCGGCGCGTACGGCGGCCACCACATCGGCACGGCGCGCATGGGCAACGACGTGCGCACCAGCGTCGTCAACGCGGACTGCCAGGTGCATTCCGTGCGCAACCTCTTCGTCGCGGGCAGCGCCGTGTTCCCGACCTCCAGCCAGGCCAACCCGACGCTCACGCTCATCGCGCTGTCGCTGCGGCTGGGCAATCACCTCTCGCGCCGCCTCGCCCCGAAGGCGGCCATTCCCCTCGAAGCGGTGGCGGCATGA
- a CDS encoding VOC family protein, with product MTVKRMDNMGIVVENVDAAIDFFSELGLELEGRAPIEGKWAEGVTGLPGMRVEIAMMRTPDGHSRIEISRFLSPAVAADHRDAPVNALGYLRVMFTVDDIDDTLARLGKHGARVVGEVVEYQNVYRLCYIRGPEGILIGLAQEIGKS from the coding sequence GTGACAGTCAAGCGTATGGACAACATGGGCATCGTCGTGGAAAACGTTGATGCCGCCATCGATTTCTTCAGTGAGCTCGGCCTCGAGCTGGAAGGCCGCGCCCCGATCGAAGGGAAGTGGGCTGAAGGCGTCACCGGGCTGCCGGGCATGCGGGTCGAGATCGCCATGATGCGCACGCCGGACGGGCACAGCCGCATCGAGATCTCCCGGTTTCTCTCGCCGGCGGTGGCCGCCGATCACCGCGACGCACCCGTGAACGCCCTCGGCTACCTGCGCGTCATGTTCACGGTGGACGACATCGACGACACACTCGCGCGGCTCGGCAAGCACGGGGCCCGGGTTGTCGGCGAGGTGGTGGAGTACCAGAATGTCTATCGGCTCTGCTACATCCGCGGTCCGGAAGGTATCCTCATCGGGCTTGCGCAGGAGATCGGAAAGTCATGA
- a CDS encoding VOC family protein, translating into MFSHLFVGVNDFDRALAFYQAVMTALGIELRFCDRSRPWAGWQTPGTVRPLFLIGKPFDGQSHQPGNGQMAAFAAPDRATVDRVYELALSHGGTSEGAPGLRPEYHANYYGAYFRDTEGNKLCVACHSPM; encoded by the coding sequence ATGTTCTCCCACCTCTTCGTCGGCGTGAATGATTTCGATCGCGCCCTGGCGTTCTACCAGGCCGTCATGACAGCCCTCGGGATCGAGCTGCGCTTTTGCGACCGCAGCCGTCCTTGGGCGGGATGGCAAACGCCGGGGACGGTGAGGCCGCTGTTCCTGATCGGCAAGCCGTTCGACGGGCAATCGCATCAGCCGGGAAACGGCCAGATGGCTGCGTTTGCCGCGCCTGACCGCGCGACGGTCGACCGTGTCTACGAACTCGCGCTTTCCCACGGCGGCACTTCGGAAGGCGCGCCGGGGTTGAGGCCGGAGTATCACGCCAATTACTATGGCGCCTACTTTCGCGACACGGAGGGAAACAAGCTCTGTGTGGCTTGCCATTCACCGATGTGA
- the sodC gene encoding superoxide dismutase family protein produces MNRLPVIAACLIAAAAGAHAAETSVTLNVADAKGAGASLGTVRIVETGYGLAFYPTLTGLAPGLHGFHVHDNPSCAPTESAGAAVPAGAAGGHLDPAGTKRHGEPWGDGHLGDLPPLYVAADGSAKQPVLAPRLKLADVWQRALMVHAGGDNHADHPAPLGGGGARVACGVIGG; encoded by the coding sequence ATGAATCGTCTTCCCGTGATTGCCGCATGCCTCATCGCCGCCGCCGCCGGCGCACACGCGGCCGAGACGAGCGTCACGTTGAATGTCGCCGACGCGAAGGGCGCCGGCGCATCCCTAGGCACGGTCCGCATCGTGGAGACTGGATACGGCCTGGCCTTCTATCCCACGCTTACGGGCTTGGCGCCCGGCCTGCACGGTTTCCACGTCCACGACAACCCTTCGTGCGCACCCACCGAGTCGGCCGGGGCGGCCGTGCCGGCAGGCGCCGCGGGCGGGCACCTCGACCCCGCGGGCACGAAGCGCCACGGCGAGCCCTGGGGCGACGGCCACCTGGGCGACCTGCCGCCGCTCTACGTGGCCGCCGACGGCAGCGCGAAGCAACCCGTCCTCGCGCCGCGGCTCAAGCTGGCGGACGTCTGGCAAAGGGCGCTGATGGTGCACGCCGGTGGCGACAATCACGCGGACCATCCGGCCCCCTTGGGGGGCGGCGGCGCCCGCGTGGCGTGCGGCGTGATCGGCGGTTGA
- a CDS encoding GFA family protein, whose protein sequence is MHQGSCHCGAVKLTLPSTPAVATSCNCSLCRRIGGPWVYFEYGTVRIEGHPEHTTEYIQGDRTLRTIRCRTCGCVTHWEPTDPQPGAKHGVHLGCFDPALIASVRVRKFDGADTWKFFDEMPSSSEPPSTA, encoded by the coding sequence ATGCATCAAGGAAGCTGCCATTGCGGCGCCGTCAAACTCACGCTGCCGTCCACGCCCGCCGTGGCGACTTCCTGCAATTGTTCCCTGTGCCGCCGCATCGGCGGGCCCTGGGTCTACTTCGAGTACGGCACCGTCCGGATCGAAGGGCACCCCGAGCACACCACCGAATACATCCAGGGCGACAGGACACTGCGCACGATCCGCTGCCGCACCTGCGGGTGTGTCACGCACTGGGAGCCGACCGATCCCCAGCCCGGCGCGAAGCACGGCGTCCATCTGGGATGCTTCGACCCGGCGCTCATCGCGTCCGTCAGGGTGCGCAAGTTCGACGGAGCGGATACCTGGAAGTTCTTCGACGAGATGCCCTCGTCCAGCGAACCGCCATCCACGGCATGA
- a CDS encoding CopD family protein, with translation MPHQLLLFIHVTGVIVWVGGMVFAYFCLRPAAASTLEPPQRLPLWSAAFGRFFLLVRVAVAAILLSGGAMMYLRGFANAPIGWHVMLLLGLVMAAIFLYIDRMLYPKLRSHVEAAQWPQGAAVLNRIRQGVAVNLVLSVCTIAAALSAR, from the coding sequence ATGCCCCACCAACTCCTCCTCTTCATCCACGTTACCGGCGTTATCGTGTGGGTGGGCGGCATGGTCTTCGCCTATTTCTGCCTGCGCCCCGCAGCGGCATCGACGCTCGAGCCGCCGCAACGGTTGCCGCTGTGGTCCGCGGCGTTCGGGCGCTTCTTCCTTCTCGTGCGCGTCGCCGTCGCGGCGATCCTGTTGAGCGGCGGCGCGATGATGTACCTCAGGGGCTTCGCGAACGCGCCCATCGGGTGGCACGTGATGCTGCTGCTCGGCCTCGTGATGGCCGCGATCTTTCTCTACATCGATCGGATGCTGTACCCGAAGCTGCGCAGCCACGTCGAGGCGGCGCAGTGGCCGCAAGGCGCAGCAGTGCTGAACAGGATCCGGCAGGGCGTGGCGGTGAACCTGGTGCTGTCGGTGTGCACCATCGCCGCGGCGCTCTCGGCGCGCTGA
- a CDS encoding NAD-dependent epimerase/dehydratase family protein, whose product MKILVLGGSGYIGSRLCAMLSSSGWATPINGSARRNVPGIENRRVDTRDKGSMFEALRGVDAVVNCVAGSADAIASGAAALTHAAIEADCQRIVHLSSMSVYGSQQGVLNETAALDPTMGWYAKAKCESEERFRAFASTGGSVVTFRPGCVWGPGSELWVGRVSRWLRAHRLGDLGEAGDGWSNLVHVDDVCAAIEAALRLPQPVGQVRTYNLAAPDSPRWNEYFTDLALATGATPVKRIHPRQLKVDAFVLGPILKAAEIGLSKLGRDVAFLPDPLSPGLVALFDRHLKLDSQAAERDLGLKWTGYDTTLRQAALWCLQRDGIPSTPPSRARPVARRASGTRTV is encoded by the coding sequence ATGAAAATCCTCGTCCTCGGCGGCTCCGGCTACATCGGCTCGCGCCTGTGCGCGATGCTGTCGTCCAGCGGCTGGGCTACCCCTATCAACGGCTCCGCGCGGCGCAACGTGCCCGGCATCGAGAACCGGCGCGTGGACACGCGCGACAAGGGCTCCATGTTCGAGGCCCTGCGCGGCGTCGATGCGGTGGTCAATTGCGTCGCCGGCAGCGCCGATGCGATCGCGAGCGGGGCCGCGGCGCTCACGCACGCGGCCATCGAAGCGGATTGCCAGCGCATCGTGCACCTGAGCAGCATGTCGGTGTATGGCTCGCAGCAGGGGGTGCTGAACGAAACCGCCGCGCTCGACCCGACGATGGGCTGGTACGCGAAAGCGAAGTGCGAATCGGAAGAACGCTTCAGGGCCTTCGCCTCGACGGGCGGCAGCGTCGTCACCTTCCGCCCCGGCTGCGTCTGGGGCCCGGGCAGCGAGCTGTGGGTGGGCCGCGTGAGCCGGTGGCTGCGCGCGCATCGCCTGGGCGACCTCGGCGAGGCCGGCGACGGCTGGTCCAACCTCGTGCACGTGGACGACGTGTGCGCGGCCATCGAAGCCGCGCTGCGCCTGCCGCAACCCGTGGGCCAGGTGCGCACGTACAACCTCGCGGCGCCGGACAGCCCGCGCTGGAACGAATACTTCACCGACCTTGCGCTCGCGACGGGCGCGACGCCCGTCAAGCGCATCCATCCGCGCCAGCTGAAGGTCGATGCCTTCGTGCTCGGCCCCATCCTCAAGGCGGCGGAAATCGGATTGTCGAAGCTCGGGCGCGACGTGGCGTTCCTGCCCGACCCGCTCTCGCCGGGACTCGTCGCGCTGTTCGACCGGCACCTGAAGCTCGACTCGCAGGCGGCGGAGCGGGACCTGGGACTCAAATGGACCGGCTACGACACCACGCTGCGGCAGGCGGCGCTGTGGTGCCTGCAGCGCGACGGCATCCCCTCGACGCCGCCCTCGCGCGCGCGGCCGGTCGCGCGGCGCGCGAGCGGAACACGGACGGTTTGA
- a CDS encoding AAA family ATPase produces the protein MSTPQRTAHLHFFCGKAGAGKSTVARRIASEARAVLLCEDIWLARLFGDRMQTFEDYIACSQRARSVVGPLVTELLSLGQDVVLDFPGNTRASRAWFRSLYESAGAAHTLHYLNTPDTTCLTQIAQRNQEMPEGAHPLSEQDFLHISSFFQEPTAEEGFAVQVHGKAAG, from the coding sequence ATGAGCACTCCTCAAAGAACCGCGCACCTCCACTTCTTCTGCGGCAAGGCAGGCGCAGGCAAGAGCACGGTGGCCAGGAGGATCGCTTCCGAAGCCCGCGCCGTCCTCCTCTGCGAAGATATCTGGCTTGCCCGACTCTTCGGCGATCGGATGCAGACGTTCGAGGACTACATTGCCTGCTCTCAACGCGCAAGGTCGGTCGTTGGACCGTTGGTCACGGAGCTGCTGAGCCTTGGCCAGGACGTGGTACTGGACTTTCCGGGCAACACGAGGGCCTCGCGAGCCTGGTTCCGATCGCTCTACGAGTCCGCCGGTGCCGCGCATACCCTGCACTACCTGAATACGCCGGACACCACCTGCCTGACGCAAATCGCGCAGAGGAATCAGGAGATGCCGGAGGGCGCCCATCCACTGTCCGAGCAGGACTTCCTCCACATCTCCTCCTTTTTCCAGGAGCCGACGGCCGAAGAAGGCTTTGCGGTTCAAGTGCATGGAAAGGCGGCGGGATGA
- a CDS encoding GFA family protein produces MTLVVQGGCLCGRVRFKASGPPMRTLACHCTFCQKVTGTSFYAESLYQRSAVEFNEGELKQFDHTSDVSGKKVHVHFCPNCGTTIGLTFERWPDIRAISRGCLDDPDAVEIGSHIWTRSAQTGVALPHGVDCFDTARATLDGRAMEPTRHAAPVMARGEGSS; encoded by the coding sequence ATGACGCTGGTTGTCCAGGGCGGTTGCCTGTGCGGCAGGGTGCGGTTCAAAGCCAGCGGGCCGCCGATGCGCACGCTCGCCTGCCACTGCACCTTCTGCCAGAAGGTGACCGGGACTTCCTTCTATGCCGAGTCGCTGTATCAACGCAGCGCGGTCGAATTCAACGAAGGCGAACTGAAGCAGTTCGATCACACGTCGGACGTCAGCGGCAAGAAGGTCCATGTTCATTTCTGCCCGAATTGCGGGACGACGATCGGGCTGACCTTCGAGCGATGGCCCGACATCCGCGCGATCTCCCGCGGCTGCTTGGACGACCCGGACGCCGTCGAGATCGGCTCGCACATCTGGACCCGTTCCGCGCAGACCGGCGTGGCGCTTCCGCACGGGGTCGACTGCTTCGACACGGCCAGGGCCACGCTGGACGGGCGGGCGATGGAGCCGACACGGCATGCCGCGCCCGTCATGGCACGCGGCGAAGGCTCCTCCTGA
- a CDS encoding GNAT family N-acetyltransferase, whose product MGADQTASNRMTEAGRSWLTVRVAMPDDAATVSHILSAASAHLRRKGYEVWSEPEVSETTVAPHVRDGLYYIGFEGAEAVGVFRLELRDPVFWPEMPDGSSAYLHKLAVLPSQQGRGRAHALLRHAVGIARTRGLRFLRLDCMGGRPKLRAVYEGFGFRHHSQKMLGAQVFDRFELAVDAADSVS is encoded by the coding sequence GTGGGCGCCGATCAAACCGCATCGAACCGAATGACTGAAGCTGGGCGCTCGTGGCTGACTGTGCGCGTTGCGATGCCCGATGACGCAGCGACCGTGTCGCACATCCTCTCCGCCGCCTCCGCGCACTTGCGCCGGAAGGGGTACGAGGTCTGGAGCGAGCCGGAAGTGAGCGAGACCACGGTGGCACCACACGTTCGCGACGGCCTGTATTACATTGGATTCGAAGGCGCCGAGGCTGTTGGTGTGTTCCGGCTGGAGTTGCGAGACCCCGTCTTCTGGCCCGAAATGCCCGATGGTTCGTCCGCGTATCTTCATAAGCTTGCGGTTCTCCCCTCGCAGCAGGGCCGCGGTCGTGCGCACGCGCTTTTACGGCATGCGGTCGGCATCGCGCGGACGAGGGGACTACGCTTCCTTCGCCTGGACTGCATGGGCGGCCGGCCGAAATTGCGGGCGGTGTACGAGGGTTTTGGCTTCAGGCACCACAGCCAGAAGATGTTGGGAGCGCAGGTGTTCGACCGGTTCGAACTTGCGGTCGACGCCGCGGACTCCGTTTCCTGA
- a CDS encoding GNAT family N-acetyltransferase has product MHDFDRPFLQTARLRLRPLTEADIGPLFDIHSDPASMRYWSSPLWKDPERGRAMVARDLDPAVTNHLRLGIELTSSGKLLGTCTFFEINTQCSRAEMGYMMASHAWGQGYMQEALTAFIDHGFTELGLNRIEADTDPRNERSMKLLERLHFVKEGHFRERWVVEGEVSDAAMYGLLRRDWPGQAAPGRRS; this is encoded by the coding sequence ATGCACGACTTCGACAGACCATTTCTGCAGACAGCGAGGCTCCGCCTCCGTCCGTTGACCGAGGCGGACATCGGACCGCTCTTCGACATCCACTCCGACCCCGCGTCGATGCGCTATTGGAGCTCGCCCCTCTGGAAAGACCCGGAGCGCGGCCGCGCCATGGTGGCGCGCGATCTCGACCCGGCCGTGACGAATCACTTGCGGCTCGGCATCGAACTCACGAGCTCCGGGAAACTTCTCGGAACCTGCACGTTCTTCGAGATCAACACGCAATGCAGCCGCGCGGAGATGGGCTACATGATGGCGTCGCACGCCTGGGGCCAAGGCTATATGCAGGAAGCGCTCACGGCCTTCATCGACCATGGCTTCACGGAACTCGGGCTCAACCGCATCGAGGCCGACACGGATCCGCGGAACGAGCGCTCCATGAAACTGCTCGAACGCCTGCATTTCGTGAAGGAAGGCCATTTCCGGGAACGCTGGGTCGTCGAGGGAGAAGTCTCGGATGCAGCCATGTATGGTTTGCTGCGCCGCGACTGGCCGGGCCAGGCTGCGCCGGGGAGACGTTCATGA
- a CDS encoding GNAT family N-acetyltransferase has product MNTLDCVRCRLEPQVEAHAAEMFTVLSDPAIYEYEGVPPPSMEKLAAGFRRKESRLSPDGNEQWLNWVVRLPNGELAGYVQATVYRSLAAYIGYEFASRFWRQGIGSAAIRCMLGELVASYGVHTFVAVLKSANFRSLGLLRKLGFEPGTARDAVQYGAEIDELTLVMPAGKLVRP; this is encoded by the coding sequence GTGAATACGCTCGACTGTGTGCGTTGCAGGCTGGAGCCGCAAGTGGAAGCGCACGCGGCGGAGATGTTCACGGTCCTGTCCGATCCGGCCATTTACGAGTACGAAGGCGTGCCGCCGCCATCCATGGAGAAGTTGGCCGCCGGCTTCCGCCGCAAGGAATCGCGCCTGTCCCCGGACGGCAATGAGCAGTGGCTGAACTGGGTCGTCCGGCTTCCCAATGGCGAACTGGCAGGCTATGTGCAGGCGACTGTGTACCGAAGTCTTGCGGCGTATATCGGCTATGAGTTCGCGAGCAGATTCTGGAGGCAGGGCATCGGCAGCGCCGCGATCCGGTGCATGCTCGGCGAACTGGTGGCGTCCTACGGCGTTCACACCTTCGTCGCGGTCTTGAAGTCGGCCAACTTCCGGTCGTTGGGCCTGCTTCGAAAACTCGGGTTCGAGCCGGGTACGGCAAGGGATGCGGTGCAGTACGGTGCAGAGATCGACGAGCTCACCCTCGTCATGCCGGCCGGCAAACTCGTACGTCCATGA
- a CDS encoding glycosyltransferase family 4 protein: protein MPDTAGSLPSTAAARASRRYIYIACPWTPVGGGMFKVADYLIQSQEAGSSPDSAELRPLDTRGGGSAFASMFFLLSALVKLVQGRISGDLAGVHVNMAERLSLWRKSAVVVFSHMLGIPVVLHLHAAQLHHYYRALPSLLRRVVRWVFSLPDSVVVLGGAAERFVVDELLVPKSRVEIVINGVPEPVDRSGPRRVDGVQRVLFLGNLSERKGVSDLLNALAQPGFESEGVEVVIAGGGDVPGYEAKARELGVDRFTRFAGWCDQRQVAQLMSRTDVLVLPSYDEGLPLVILEALAHGVAVVCTPVGEIPTALTDNENALFVQPGDVPGIAAALTKVLRDKPLQATLGSNGRALYEQRYSLARFFASIARIHQKHFGVSGRFAQPSGAGSTSREATP from the coding sequence ATGCCTGATACCGCCGGCTCCCTGCCCTCCACCGCCGCGGCGCGCGCCAGCCGCCGCTACATCTACATCGCCTGCCCCTGGACGCCGGTGGGCGGCGGCATGTTCAAGGTCGCCGACTACCTGATCCAGTCGCAGGAGGCGGGCTCGTCCCCGGACTCCGCGGAACTGCGCCCGCTCGACACGCGCGGCGGCGGCAGCGCCTTCGCGTCGATGTTCTTCCTCCTCTCCGCGCTGGTGAAGCTCGTGCAGGGCCGCATCTCCGGCGACCTCGCGGGCGTGCACGTGAACATGGCCGAGCGCCTGAGCCTGTGGCGCAAGAGCGCCGTGGTCGTGTTCTCGCACATGCTCGGCATTCCCGTCGTGCTGCACCTGCATGCGGCGCAGCTGCACCACTACTACCGCGCCCTGCCCTCGCTGCTGCGCCGCGTGGTGCGCTGGGTGTTCTCGCTGCCCGACAGCGTCGTCGTGCTGGGCGGCGCGGCGGAACGCTTCGTCGTCGACGAACTGCTCGTGCCGAAGAGCCGGGTCGAGATCGTGATCAACGGCGTGCCCGAGCCGGTGGACCGCAGCGGCCCGCGCCGCGTGGACGGCGTGCAGCGCGTGCTGTTCCTGGGCAACCTGTCCGAGCGCAAGGGCGTGTCGGACCTGCTAAACGCCCTCGCGCAGCCCGGCTTCGAGTCGGAAGGTGTCGAGGTCGTGATCGCCGGGGGCGGCGACGTGCCCGGCTACGAAGCGAAGGCGCGCGAGCTCGGCGTCGACAGGTTCACGCGCTTCGCGGGCTGGTGCGACCAGCGCCAGGTGGCGCAGCTCATGTCGCGCACCGACGTGCTGGTGCTGCCCTCGTACGACGAAGGCCTGCCGCTCGTGATCCTCGAAGCGCTGGCGCATGGCGTGGCCGTCGTGTGCACGCCGGTCGGCGAGATTCCCACCGCCCTCACCGACAACGAGAACGCCCTCTTCGTGCAACCCGGCGACGTGCCGGGCATCGCGGCGGCGCTGACGAAGGTGCTGCGCGACAAGCCCCTCCAAGCCACGCTCGGCAGCAACGGCCGCGCGCTGTACGAGCAGCGTTATTCCCTCGCGCGCTTCTTCGCGAGCATCGCGCGCATCCATCAAAAGCACTTCGGCGTGTCGGGCCGCTTCGCGCAGCCCTCCGGCGCCGGCTCGACGTCCCGGGAGGCCACGCCGTGA
- a CDS encoding glycosyltransferase family 2 protein, with the protein MSRVSVVIKALNEEANICAAIESALAAVAEVGGEVILADSYSSDRTVELASRYPIRVVQLAHADERCCGAGPQLGFQHSIGEYVYILDGDMQMLPGFLPQALLFLAQHPEVAGVGGRLVELNNDSLEYRERGLRAQSHLFPGEVDRIDGGGLYRRRAIAESGYFSDRNLHSYEEFDLAVRLRSRGWKLWRLPVDVVTHYGHDAPPYQLLMRRWRSRYVCGLGELVRASAGQPQMRLVLRGARELVIYTGVLVWWLALLAAVLWPAAASAKAIAFVLLAIAPFALMLVRKRSLSRAVYSVVSWCFQAAGLVRGIVRPRKPAHQPIASRVLHEPPASPPAKTTTASTKHA; encoded by the coding sequence ATGAGCCGAGTCTCGGTCGTCATCAAGGCCCTCAATGAAGAGGCCAACATCTGCGCGGCCATCGAAAGCGCGCTGGCCGCCGTCGCCGAAGTCGGCGGCGAGGTGATCCTCGCGGACAGCTACTCGAGCGACCGCACCGTGGAGCTCGCATCCCGCTACCCCATCCGCGTGGTGCAGCTTGCCCACGCCGACGAGCGCTGCTGCGGCGCCGGCCCGCAACTCGGCTTCCAGCACTCCATCGGCGAATACGTCTACATCCTCGACGGCGACATGCAGATGCTGCCCGGCTTCCTGCCGCAGGCTCTGCTCTTTCTGGCCCAGCACCCCGAGGTCGCCGGCGTCGGCGGCCGCCTGGTCGAATTGAACAACGACAGCCTCGAATACCGCGAACGCGGGCTGCGCGCGCAATCGCACCTCTTCCCCGGCGAAGTGGACCGCATCGACGGCGGGGGCCTCTACCGCCGCCGCGCCATCGCCGAGAGCGGCTACTTCTCCGACCGCAACCTTCACAGCTACGAAGAGTTCGACCTCGCGGTGCGCCTGCGCTCGCGCGGCTGGAAGCTCTGGCGCCTGCCCGTGGACGTGGTTACGCACTACGGCCACGACGCGCCGCCCTACCAGCTGCTGATGCGCCGCTGGCGCTCGCGCTACGTGTGCGGCCTGGGCGAACTGGTGCGTGCCTCCGCCGGCCAGCCGCAGATGCGCCTCGTGCTGCGCGGCGCGCGCGAGCTGGTCATCTACACCGGCGTGCTCGTCTGGTGGCTCGCGCTGCTGGCCGCCGTGCTGTGGCCGGCCGCGGCATCGGCGAAGGCCATCGCATTCGTTCTCCTCGCCATCGCGCCCTTCGCCTTGATGCTGGTGCGCAAGCGCTCCCTCTCCCGCGCCGTGTACTCGGTGGTCTCCTGGTGCTTCCAGGCAGCCGGCCTCGTGCGCGGCATCGTGCGCCCGCGCAAGCCGGCGCACCAACCCATCGCCAGCCGCGTGCTGCACGAGCCGCCCGCTTCCCCTCCCGCCAAAACGACAACCGCTTCGACGAAACATGCCTGA